The segment ACACTTCTTCAGGTCGATAACCTTGTCGTCGAATATCCCGGCAGCGGCTTTTTCGCCAAGCCCGCCCGTGCGTTACATGGCGTCTCGCTGGATATCCAGCGCGGCGAGACCGTGGGGCTGGTGGGCGAGAGCGGCTCGGGTAAAACCACGCTGGGGCGCGCGATCCTCGGCCTTGCCGATGTGCATTCGGGCACGATCAGCTATGGCGGGAAGGATATTTCGCGCGCGTCCCGCGGCCAGCGCCGCGCCCTTAGCCGCGATATCCAGGTGATTTTTCAAGACCCCTATTCATCCTTGAACCCCGTCATGAGTATCGAGGATATCCTGATCGAGCCGCTGCGCGTCCACCGCATCGGCACCGCCGAGGATGCCCGCGCCAAAGCCGCCCGTCTGCTCGAGCGGGTGAACATGCCCCGCAGTGCGCTCTCGCGCCTGCCGCGCGAATTCTCGGGCGGTCAGCGCCAGCGCATCGCCATCGCGCGATCGCTGATGGTCGATCCCAAACTGATCATCTGCGACGAGCCTGTCAGCGCCCTTGATGTGACGACACAGGAACGCGTGACCAGCCTGCTGGCCGATATCCAGCGCGAAACCGGCGTCGCCTATCTGTTCATCGCGCATGATCTGGCGCTGGTGCGGCAAATCTCGCGCCGCGTCGCGGTGATGTATCACGGCGAGATCGTCGAATGGGGCGATGCCGAAGTGATCGGTGCGCGGCCCCAGAACCCCTATACCAAACGGCTGCTGCTGGCCGCGCCCGTCCCCGATCCGGCCCGACAGCGCATCCGCCGCGCCCGCCGCCTCGACCTCGCCGCACAAGCCTGAAGGACATCACATGAGCAAGACCTCTGTCATCGCCCAGACCGAAGCCGGTCAGATCGTCGGTTACTTTAAGACCCCCGACGTCATCCACTTTCGCGGCGTGCCCTATGCCGCCGCGCCCTATGGCGATCTGCGGTTCAAGGCGCCCCAGCGCCATCCGGGTTGGGAGGGTTTTCGCGATGCGACCAATACCGGCCCGACCTCGCCGCAGAACGAGCCCAGCTTTCGCGGCCCGGGTTTCAACTATCGCGCCGTGTTCAGCCCCGGCTGGGTGCGCGGCACGGAGATCCTGAACCTGAACATCTGGACGCGCGACATGAATGCCCGCGCGCCCGTCATGGTCTATATCCACGGCGGCGCTTTTGATCATGGCAATGGCGCGGTGCCGATGTATGACGGCACCCGCTTTGCCGAGGATGGCGTCGTGCTGGTCACGATCAACTATCGCCTTGGTCTTGAGGGGTTCCTTAAGCTCGAGGGGGGCGATGCGAATAACGCCATCCGCGACCAGATCGCTGCGCTGGAATGGGTGCAGCGCAATATTGCGAATTTTGGCGGTGATGCGGGCAATGTCACCATTTTTGGCGAATCCGCAGGGGCCGCCAGCGTCAATCTGCTGCTGACCGCGCCCGCCGCCAAAGATCTGTTCCACAAGGCGATCAGCCAATCCGGCCTTGCCCCCAGCGCCCCCAAAGCTGCCCTTGCCGATGCGGTGGCGCGCGAAGTGTCCAGCGCGCTTGGCATTGCGCCCACAGTCGATGCCTTCCGCGACATCAGCCAACAGGCGCTGCTGGATGTAGTGGCCGAGGTTGCGCGCAATGCCTCGGACCCGCTGATCGCCTCCGAGGGCACGCTGATCGCCCGCCCCTACGGCGACGGCGACGTGTTGCCGCTGGATGTGCGCGGCGCGTTCAGTGCTGGCGCATCGGTTGGCAAACAGGTCATCTGGGGCTTTAACACCGACGAGGCGACCCTGTTCACCGTCCCGAACGGGCTACATGCCAAAGCGACTGAGGCGGATGTCACCGCCTTTGCCGCGCGCGTGTCGAAAAACCCCGAAAGCCTGCTGGCCTTTGTGAAAAAGACGCTGGGCGCGCATGCCACGCCCGGCCAGATCCGCGACCGGATGCAGACATGGTCGATGTTCGGCGGCGGCACCGTTTGGGCGGCGGGCGAACATGCGGCGCTGGGAGGCCAAGGCTGGCTTTACGAGTTCACATGGAAATCGCCGCAACTGGGTGGCATGATCGGCGCCTCGCATCTGGTCGAACTGCCCTTCGTCTTTGACATCCTGAACCACCCCAATATCCCCGCCATGCTGGGCGATGCCGCGCCGCAAAGCCTGGCAGATGACATGCACAGCCGCTGGGTGGGTTTTGCGAAAACCGGTGATCCCGGCTGGCCCACCTTTGACCGTGCCGACGCGCTGTCGATACGCTTTGACGCGCCCGCGCAACTGGACAGCCACCGCCACGACGAAGAGGCCGCCTATTGGCCCCAAGGCTAGAAAGATCCGCGACATACATCCTTTGTCGCAGCAAACCGCCCCATTTCGGGGCGGTTTTTATTTGCGCCGCCCTGTCGCACCCCCTTGCAATCCCGATGGCCTTACTCTAGATGGATAGCATGCTAAGTAATTAGCGCAATCATCATTCATCAGGTATCCCCATGCCCTCGGACCCCGAGATCCTCGACCAATTGCTGCGCCTGATGCGCAGCCTGCGCCGCAATTTCGACATTGCGGCCGCTGAACTTGGCCTGACCTCGGCCCGGGCGCGCGTCATCAGCGCGCTCTCGCATATGGAGGGGGCGACACAGGCGGAACTGGCGCAAAAGCTGGAGATCGAGGCCCCGACCCTGAAACGTCAGGTCGATGCGCTGGAAGATCTTGGCTTTATCGAACGGCGCGGTGTCGACGGCGATGCGCGTAAACGCGCGCTGTTCCTGACCGACCTTGCCCGCTCCAGCAGCATCACCCGCCTTGTGCGCGAGATGCGGCGCGGCGTCCTGACCGGCATCCCGCCCGAGGATCGCGACACCCTGTCGCGCGCGCTGGATATCATGGCCCAAAACGCCGCCCGCATCAGCGAAGACGGTATCAAATAGAAAGCAACGGCAATGCCCGCGATCTTTGCAGGCATGAGCGGTAAAGCCGCCATACCCTATCTTATTGCCGGCGTGCTGATCGCGCTGGCCCAAGGCCTTGGACAGGGCTTTATCACCGCCAATCTTCCGCAGATTGCCGGTGATCTTGGCGTGTCGACCACCGATGCCACTTGGCTGATGGTCGCCTATATGACGCCGCGCGCCGCGCTGCCGCTGCTGCTGATCAAGATCCGCACCCAATACGGCCTGCGCCGCTTTACCGAGGTCAGCGTCATCGCCTTTGCCCTTGTCGCGGTGGCTGCGCTGTTCACCGATGACATGGATTCCGCGATGCTGGTGCAGTTCCTGTCGGGCTGTGCCGCAGCGCCACTGTCGACCCTCGCCTTTTTGTACATGATCGAGCCGTTCAGCCCGATGTTCAAGCTGAAGCTGGGCATGCCGCTGGCGATGACGATGATTATGATCGGGCCGAATTTTGCGCGCGTCGTCTCGCCCTCGCTGATCGGGGACGGCGGGCTGTTCGGTATCCATCTGGCCAGCCTTGGCCTTGCGCTGATGTGTCTGGCGGTGGTGTGGTTCCTGCCACTGCAACCGCAGCCGCGCGAAAAGGTATTGAAAACGCTGGATTTCGTCAGCTTCGCGCTGATCTCGGCCGGTTTTACCGGGTTGATCAGCTGCGCGACGCTGGGCCCGACCTATTTCTGGGATCAGGCCGCATGGATCGGCTGGGTGCTGGCCGGGTCGGTTGGCCTTTTGGCCGCCGCTGTCATGGTGGAACTGACGCGCGATGATCCGATGATCGACTTTCGCTGGATCGCCTCGCCCGCGATCTTGCACCTGACGATCACCCTGCTGCTGTTCCGCCTGATCCTGTCCGAGCAATCCGCAGGCGCGCCGCGTATGTTTCAGGTGCTGGGCGTGGGTCCCGGCCAAATGGTCGACCTGTTCAGCGTGATCTGCTGGGCGACCTTGCTGGGCGGCCTGATCGCGATCATCTGGATCAAACCCAAACAAGAGGCCGCGATGCACGCGACCGCGCTGGTGCTGATCGCCTGCGCCGCCTTTTTGGACTCGCAATCGACCATCGACACGCGCCCGGCGCAATTCATGTTCAGCCAGGCGCTGATCGCCATCGGCAGTATGCTGTTCATGCCCCCCGCAATGATGATGGGGTTGATGAGCGCGCTGGCCCGCGGCCCGCAATATATCCTGTCCTTCATTATCGTCTTTATCGCGACGCAAAGCCTGGGGGCGGTGATGGGGTCGGGGCTGTTCACGACGCTGATCAACCACCGGCAGGCCTTCCACCTGGCCACCTTGAACGAACAGCTGGTGCCGACCGACCCGCAGGTGCAGGCCGCTATTGCAGCGGGCGCGCGGATGTTCGCGGCCACCAGCGCCGATCAGGCCGCGAACCAGTCGAATGCCGTCGCACAATTGGCCACGCAGGCCAACCAACAGGCCTATGTGCTGGCCTATAATGACGCCTATTTCATCATCGGGCTGATCGCCTGCGCCGCCCTCGCGGCCCTGATCCTGCATTCTCTGCGCGACTGGATCTGGCGCAAGATCGACCCCAGCGTGATCCCGGCGGGGCCACCCGGCCCTCCTTCTGGCCCGCCAACCCCACCCGCAGCCGCGCCTGCAGATGCCCCAACCCCCTCCCGGACGTAAATGAAATGAAACGCTCTGTTATCCTGCCGACTGCGATTGTCGGCGCCCTTGGACTTGCCGGTGTGCTGGCGGTTCTGTTCGCATGGCACCTGCCGCCCTTTTCCCCCGCGCTGCCCAGCACGGAAAACGCCTATCTGCGCGGCAAGGTCACCAGCCTTGCGCCGCAACTCTCGGGCTATATCAGCGAAGTCCCCGTCACCGACTTTCAGGAAGTCCATGCGGGCGATCCCATAGCCGTCATCGACGACCGCACCTATCGCGAGCGTCTGGCCCAGGCCGAGGCGACCCGCGCCGGTGCTGATGCCGCACTCAGCGTCGCGCAGCAAAATGTCCGCTCGGCCGAGGCGACCTTGCACGCCAAGGAAGCCGCGCTGGTCGCGGCGCAGATCGCGGTTGATACCGCCCAATCCGCCCGTGACCGCACGTCCGAGCTGCGCACGCGCGGCGTCGCGACCGATGCCTCGATCGAGCAGGCGGACCTGTCGCTGCAAAACGCCGTCGCGCAATATAGCCAGGCCGAAGCCACCGTCGCCGTCCAGCGCGAACAACTGGCAGGCGCCATCGCGCAAATCTCGACCGCCGAGGCGAATATCGCCAGCGCCGTCGCTGCCGTGGCCCTCGCGCAGCTCGATCTGGAACATACGGTGATCCGCGCCCCAGCCGATGGCTACCTTGGCCAAGTCTCGGCCCGCGTTGGACAATATGTCTCGGCCGGCACCGCGCTGGTGCCGCATGTCGGCAAGGATCTGTGGGTCATCGCCAATTTCAACGAGGGGAACCTCTCGGCGATCCACCTCGGCCAGCATGTCACCTTCTCGGTCGATGCGATGGGCGGGCAGAATTTCGCGGGCACGGTCGAGAGCTTTTCGCCCGCCGCCGCATCCGAGTTCAGCCTGATGCAGGGCACCAATGCGACCGGGAATTTCACCAAAATCCCGCAGCGTGTCCCCGTGCGCATCACCATTGATCCCGATCAGGCAGGAACCCAGAACCTCGTCCCCGGCCTCTCGGTCAATGCAAAAATCCAGCCCCTCTAAGGGCTGGATTCCCGCGCGTTATTTGCCGCCAAAGTCGATATCGCCGACCACCCGCAGGCGCACACGCCGCGCTTTGCCGGGCAGATAGGCGATGGGGATATCCTCTGCATCAATCACGCTGATCGTCTCCTCGCCCGCGCCTGCGGCCACGGCCTGCGCGCGGGCCAGACGCTCGGCCTCGGCCAGCGCGGCGTCGCGATCAAGGCCCGAGAACACCTGATCCACCTCGCCCGAGACCTGCGCCATCGCCGCGCCAATCGCGTTGGCGACACCGGCATGTTCGACTCGCACCACTTCCGAGCAGCCCCGTAATTCGTCCGGGATCAGGAAGGCCCCGCCCCCAACCGCCAGCAGCGGCGTGCCCTCGGCCGAGGTTTTCATCCGGTCGACGTTTTCTTCCAGCAGCTTGCGCATACCGGCCAGCGCGCCATCGACCAGCGCCTTGTCCAGACCCTTCACCCGATCCCTGTCGCCGATCTCGGCCAGACCCGCCGCGACCGCGATATCGGTCGCGGTCAGGATGCTACCCCCGAACACCATCGCATCGCGCAAAAGGTTATACCCGACCGAGCGCGGGCCAATCGCCAGCGTCTCGGGGTTGATGATCGTGCCGCCCCCCAGCGCAATCGGCAGCAGGTCGGGCATCCGGAACAGCGTGCGCACGCCGCCCACTTTCACCACATTATTCGCCTGACGCGGGAAGCCGCCCTGCAGATAGCCGATATCAGCCGTCGTGCCGCCGACATCGACCACCATCCCGTCAAGGCGACCCGTCAAAAACGCCGCCCCGCGCATCGAATTGGTCGGGCCAGAGGCAAAGCTATAGACAGGGTTCGCCGCCGCCACATCCGCCAGCACCACCGTGCCGTCGTTCTGCGTCAGATAGAACCGCGCGGTAATCCCGCATTCCACCAGCGCCTTGCGAAACGCATCGACCGTGCTGGCGCCAAGCCCCTGCAAGGCCGCGTTCAGCATGGTGACGTTTTCCCGCTCGAGCAGGCCGATCCGGCCCAGCGTATGCGACAGCGTGATCCGCGCATCGGGGATGACGGTGCGGATGACCGCGGCAGCCTCCGCCTCGCCCTCGGCGGTCAGGGGCGAGAACAGCCCCGTGATCCCGACCGACGTGATCCCCGCATCGCGGATCTGATAGGCGGCATCGAACATCTGTTCGCGGTTGAACGGCACCAGCGGGCGACCGTCATATTCATGCCCGCCCTCGACCATAAAGCGCAGCGGCGCAACCGCATCGAACAGATCCTGCGGCCAATCCACCATTGGCGGCAGCGAGGCCGAGGCCGGCATCGCGATCCGCACGGCGGCGGCGCGCTCCAGACGCGCGCGCTCGACCACCGCATTGGTGAAATGCGTGGTGCCGATCATGACCGCATCAATCGCGATATGCGGCTCGGGATCGGCGGCCATGACCGCTTTGATTGCATTCACCACGCCCGTCATCACATCGGCGGTGGTGGGTTGTTTGATAAAGGACAAAACCCGCTCGCCGGTGATCAATACGGCATCGGTATTCGTGCCGCCTACATCAATACCAATACGCTTCATGTGTCGAAAACCGATTTGAAATCCATATCATAGCCAAAGGCGCGGGGGCCGACGTTCTGCAAGCCGCGTTCCGTGCACAGCACCGCAGGCGCAGGCAGCGCGACGACCGTGACGCGCTGGCCATAGCGCACCGTCTCAGTTCCAATCGCCTCGCCGGAAACCGTATCCAGCAGGCACAGCAGATCGGGCGTGCTGGCGACGGGCGTGCCGTTCCTATAGGCGACCGTCCATTCGTTCTGGAACGCCAGCTCCATCACATCGCCCGCATCGCCGTCCAGCCCTTCGATCTTGGCCGCGCCGCGTAGGAAGCCGCCCGTCGTCGTGCGGTCGATATCGGCGATCTTGCCAGTGAACATGCGGATGCCGCCCTCGTAATCGAGCACCGCTTGCACGGGATCAGTATGTGCGGCCTGCGCCGCCATCACCGCGCGTCCCAGCCCGATGGCCTTGGTCACGGTGTTCAGCACGCCCCATTCCTTGACCTCGGCGCCCGTGCGGGGCGCCTTGCAGGTGGCCGAGGTCGAGCCCACTTCCGTCACCATCGCGCGCGAGATCCGCTCCATCCATTTCCAGGTCGGCACTTTGGTCACAATCGCCTCAGAGCCGCGGCAATCCACCAGCGACAGCGGATACATTTTCAGATCACCAATGGCGAAACTGGTCATCTGCGCCTCGGGATAGGCGCGGCCCATCGCATCGGCATCCACCACCGGAATCCCCAGATGCGCGGCGGCCAGAAACGGCGACAACGCATTACCGCCGCCAATTTCGACCGACATCACAGCGGCGAATGTTTTGCCCAGATATTCCTCCATCGCGCGGACGGCACGGGCCAGATGTTCGGGATCGACCAGACGTTCCTGCCCCACCAGCGGC is part of the Ketogulonicigenium vulgare WSH-001 genome and harbors:
- a CDS encoding ATP-binding cassette domain-containing protein encodes the protein MSDTLLQVDNLVVEYPGSGFFAKPARALHGVSLDIQRGETVGLVGESGSGKTTLGRAILGLADVHSGTISYGGKDISRASRGQRRALSRDIQVIFQDPYSSLNPVMSIEDILIEPLRVHRIGTAEDARAKAARLLERVNMPRSALSRLPREFSGGQRQRIAIARSLMVDPKLIICDEPVSALDVTTQERVTSLLADIQRETGVAYLFIAHDLALVRQISRRVAVMYHGEIVEWGDAEVIGARPQNPYTKRLLLAAPVPDPARQRIRRARRLDLAAQA
- a CDS encoding carboxylesterase/lipase family protein → MSKTSVIAQTEAGQIVGYFKTPDVIHFRGVPYAAAPYGDLRFKAPQRHPGWEGFRDATNTGPTSPQNEPSFRGPGFNYRAVFSPGWVRGTEILNLNIWTRDMNARAPVMVYIHGGAFDHGNGAVPMYDGTRFAEDGVVLVTINYRLGLEGFLKLEGGDANNAIRDQIAALEWVQRNIANFGGDAGNVTIFGESAGAASVNLLLTAPAAKDLFHKAISQSGLAPSAPKAALADAVAREVSSALGIAPTVDAFRDISQQALLDVVAEVARNASDPLIASEGTLIARPYGDGDVLPLDVRGAFSAGASVGKQVIWGFNTDEATLFTVPNGLHAKATEADVTAFAARVSKNPESLLAFVKKTLGAHATPGQIRDRMQTWSMFGGGTVWAAGEHAALGGQGWLYEFTWKSPQLGGMIGASHLVELPFVFDILNHPNIPAMLGDAAPQSLADDMHSRWVGFAKTGDPGWPTFDRADALSIRFDAPAQLDSHRHDEEAAYWPQG
- a CDS encoding MarR family winged helix-turn-helix transcriptional regulator, which codes for MPSDPEILDQLLRLMRSLRRNFDIAAAELGLTSARARVISALSHMEGATQAELAQKLEIEAPTLKRQVDALEDLGFIERRGVDGDARKRALFLTDLARSSSITRLVREMRRGVLTGIPPEDRDTLSRALDIMAQNAARISEDGIK
- a CDS encoding MFS transporter, which encodes MPAIFAGMSGKAAIPYLIAGVLIALAQGLGQGFITANLPQIAGDLGVSTTDATWLMVAYMTPRAALPLLLIKIRTQYGLRRFTEVSVIAFALVAVAALFTDDMDSAMLVQFLSGCAAAPLSTLAFLYMIEPFSPMFKLKLGMPLAMTMIMIGPNFARVVSPSLIGDGGLFGIHLASLGLALMCLAVVWFLPLQPQPREKVLKTLDFVSFALISAGFTGLISCATLGPTYFWDQAAWIGWVLAGSVGLLAAAVMVELTRDDPMIDFRWIASPAILHLTITLLLFRLILSEQSAGAPRMFQVLGVGPGQMVDLFSVICWATLLGGLIAIIWIKPKQEAAMHATALVLIACAAFLDSQSTIDTRPAQFMFSQALIAIGSMLFMPPAMMMGLMSALARGPQYILSFIIVFIATQSLGAVMGSGLFTTLINHRQAFHLATLNEQLVPTDPQVQAAIAAGARMFAATSADQAANQSNAVAQLATQANQQAYVLAYNDAYFIIGLIACAALAALILHSLRDWIWRKIDPSVIPAGPPGPPSGPPTPPAAAPADAPTPSRT
- a CDS encoding HlyD family secretion protein; the protein is MKRSVILPTAIVGALGLAGVLAVLFAWHLPPFSPALPSTENAYLRGKVTSLAPQLSGYISEVPVTDFQEVHAGDPIAVIDDRTYRERLAQAEATRAGADAALSVAQQNVRSAEATLHAKEAALVAAQIAVDTAQSARDRTSELRTRGVATDASIEQADLSLQNAVAQYSQAEATVAVQREQLAGAIAQISTAEANIASAVAAVALAQLDLEHTVIRAPADGYLGQVSARVGQYVSAGTALVPHVGKDLWVIANFNEGNLSAIHLGQHVTFSVDAMGGQNFAGTVESFSPAAASEFSLMQGTNATGNFTKIPQRVPVRITIDPDQAGTQNLVPGLSVNAKIQPL
- a CDS encoding hydantoinase/oxoprolinase N-terminal domain-containing protein, whose translation is MKRIGIDVGGTNTDAVLITGERVLSFIKQPTTADVMTGVVNAIKAVMAADPEPHIAIDAVMIGTTHFTNAVVERARLERAAAVRIAMPASASLPPMVDWPQDLFDAVAPLRFMVEGGHEYDGRPLVPFNREQMFDAAYQIRDAGITSVGITGLFSPLTAEGEAEAAAVIRTVIPDARITLSHTLGRIGLLERENVTMLNAALQGLGASTVDAFRKALVECGITARFYLTQNDGTVVLADVAAANPVYSFASGPTNSMRGAAFLTGRLDGMVVDVGGTTADIGYLQGGFPRQANNVVKVGGVRTLFRMPDLLPIALGGGTIINPETLAIGPRSVGYNLLRDAMVFGGSILTATDIAVAAGLAEIGDRDRVKGLDKALVDGALAGMRKLLEENVDRMKTSAEGTPLLAVGGGAFLIPDELRGCSEVVRVEHAGVANAIGAAMAQVSGEVDQVFSGLDRDAALAEAERLARAQAVAAGAGEETISVIDAEDIPIAYLPGKARRVRLRVVGDIDFGGK
- a CDS encoding DUF917 domain-containing protein, yielding MTRLFTADEIDPLAMGAWILGTGGGGNPYLAQLNLHQLYRHGKTVSLIDPSELADDDMVAVVSKMGAPLVGQERLVDPEHLARAVRAMEEYLGKTFAAVMSVEIGGGNALSPFLAAAHLGIPVVDADAMGRAYPEAQMTSFAIGDLKMYPLSLVDCRGSEAIVTKVPTWKWMERISRAMVTEVGSTSATCKAPRTGAEVKEWGVLNTVTKAIGLGRAVMAAQAAHTDPVQAVLDYEGGIRMFTGKIADIDRTTTGGFLRGAAKIEGLDGDAGDVMELAFQNEWTVAYRNGTPVASTPDLLCLLDTVSGEAIGTETVRYGQRVTVVALPAPAVLCTERGLQNVGPRAFGYDMDFKSVFDT